One window of Vibrio atlanticus genomic DNA carries:
- a CDS encoding flavin reductase family protein, whose product MKAMTLSRQDIQAMDQRERARLINSLSGFKSANLIGTCDKQGLENLAVVSSVVHLGSNPPLLGFIIRPAESRRHTLENILETQHFTINSIGAGFVQKAHQTSARYPKSVSEFNAVGLTPYYDDVFPAPFVLESPLKIGLAFKEQITIESNQTQMLIGEVVTVHAPKRAVMPDGYLDLEALDLVTISGLDSYHVTQRLHRLSYAKPNRSLFPLTHEGNPTSWEAFEHNLTHFAR is encoded by the coding sequence ATGAAGGCAATGACCCTTTCAAGACAAGATATCCAAGCAATGGACCAGCGTGAACGCGCTCGTTTAATTAACTCCTTATCGGGGTTTAAAAGCGCAAACCTTATTGGCACCTGTGACAAGCAAGGGCTAGAAAATCTTGCAGTAGTGAGCTCCGTGGTTCATTTGGGGTCGAATCCACCTTTACTCGGCTTCATCATCCGGCCTGCGGAAAGTCGCCGTCATACACTAGAAAATATCCTAGAAACTCAACACTTCACTATCAATAGTATCGGGGCGGGCTTTGTTCAAAAAGCTCATCAAACCTCCGCTCGTTATCCTAAATCAGTCTCAGAATTTAACGCGGTCGGCCTCACGCCCTATTACGATGATGTGTTCCCTGCTCCGTTTGTTTTGGAAAGCCCTCTGAAAATAGGCTTAGCCTTCAAAGAGCAGATAACAATTGAAAGTAACCAAACTCAAATGTTGATTGGTGAAGTTGTTACGGTTCACGCGCCAAAACGAGCTGTGATGCCGGACGGCTACCTAGATTTAGAAGCGTTAGATTTGGTCACGATTTCAGGGCTAGACAGTTATCATGTCACGCAGAGGCTACATCGTTTAAGCTATGCAAAACCAAATAGGTCACTATTTCCACTGACCCACGAAGGTAACCCAACCTCATGGGAGGCTTTCGAACACAATCTCACTCATTTTGCTCGGTAA
- a CDS encoding CLCA_X family protein produces MKLTHFKYKTRKGPDYRHGDQVSFMDIKQTFGMGSIRVGAWVTKEEKELAANLIFDSLADLAYILALPPEAIGLRGTLGLAFGSGGRKGVQAHYAPNQRELALAKNAGAGALAHEFWHAFDHYIAEKAFEIGDTSGPRKQILFASDCWLHDRKVRPHPLNESLMSLFDATLLSDNNLDKHDYVARSVIADKAMSARYFSLPTEMTARAFESVIESCSDIKNVYLVDGTTKPDMYPVYPDMAHREEIFQALQGYFAPLGRSLSK; encoded by the coding sequence TTGAAGTTAACTCACTTTAAATACAAGACACGCAAAGGCCCAGACTACCGACATGGCGATCAGGTGTCATTCATGGACATCAAACAGACCTTCGGTATGGGCAGCATTCGTGTGGGCGCTTGGGTAACGAAAGAAGAGAAAGAGCTCGCTGCAAATCTGATATTCGACTCGTTAGCAGACTTGGCTTACATCTTGGCTCTGCCACCAGAAGCGATTGGCCTTCGCGGCACATTAGGCTTAGCTTTCGGCAGTGGTGGCAGAAAGGGTGTACAAGCACACTATGCGCCAAACCAAAGAGAATTAGCCCTCGCTAAAAACGCAGGGGCTGGTGCGTTAGCGCATGAGTTCTGGCATGCATTTGACCACTACATTGCCGAAAAGGCGTTTGAGATTGGTGATACCTCCGGTCCTCGCAAGCAAATCTTGTTCGCCAGTGACTGTTGGCTACACGATAGAAAGGTGCGACCTCATCCATTAAACGAGAGTTTGATGTCACTGTTCGATGCCACACTACTCAGCGACAATAACCTAGACAAACACGATTACGTGGCGCGAAGTGTTATTGCCGACAAAGCGATGTCGGCCCGTTACTTCTCACTACCAACAGAGATGACGGCGCGTGCCTTTGAGTCAGTAATTGAATCCTGTTCTGATATCAAAAACGTTTATTTGGTAGATGGCACAACCAAACCGGATATGTACCCTGTGTACCCTGATATGGCGCATCGAGAAGAGATTTTCCAAGCCCTGCAAGGTTACTTCGCGCCACTAGGCCGATCTTTAAGTAAATAG
- a CDS encoding type II toxin-antitoxin system Phd/YefM family antitoxin — MNIVSFTEARNSLKSVLDRVVDDSDVTVITRRDSEDAVVMSLDHFNSMQETLYLMSSPKNAERLAESIAQLEAGNTTVRELNNDE; from the coding sequence ATGAATATTGTTTCTTTTACTGAGGCCAGAAATAGCCTTAAGTCTGTGCTCGATAGAGTGGTAGACGATTCTGATGTTACGGTAATAACCAGACGAGATTCAGAAGATGCCGTGGTAATGTCTCTTGATCATTTTAATTCAATGCAAGAAACCTTGTACCTAATGAGCTCGCCTAAAAACGCTGAAAGATTGGCTGAATCCATTGCTCAACTCGAAGCCGGAAATACAACCGTTCGAGAATTGAATAATGACGAATGA
- a CDS encoding Txe/YoeB family addiction module toxin, with amino-acid sequence MTNDRKIVFTDNAWEDYLYWQTQDKKTLKKLNKLIEAAKRTPFEGIGKPEPLVGNLSGFWSRRIDDKNRLVYKADDDNFYIIACRHHY; translated from the coding sequence ATGACGAATGATCGAAAGATTGTATTTACAGATAATGCTTGGGAAGATTACCTATACTGGCAAACCCAAGACAAGAAAACGCTCAAGAAACTAAATAAGTTGATTGAAGCTGCCAAAAGAACGCCCTTTGAAGGGATTGGAAAGCCGGAGCCACTAGTCGGCAACCTCTCTGGCTTTTGGTCAAGACGAATCGATGACAAGAATCGATTAGTGTATAAAGCAGATGACGATAACTTTTACATAATTGCTTGTCGTCACCACTATTAA
- a CDS encoding DUF4144 domain-containing protein, translated as MISWPSLVKLDGDDELIYVASEQDFQAECSDMILGDDDHLIDSEGDSYSLKSHSNQLSLAKRADQYSVESVTKLIRNHEFQKAEVCLMKIHFLTIEEAIQSLAFERR; from the coding sequence ATGATCAGTTGGCCATCTTTGGTAAAACTCGACGGTGACGATGAGCTTATTTACGTCGCGTCAGAACAAGATTTTCAGGCTGAATGCTCAGACATGATCTTGGGCGATGATGATCACCTCATCGACTCAGAGGGAGACAGCTACTCGCTTAAATCGCACTCGAACCAACTGTCTCTAGCTAAACGAGCAGACCAATATTCGGTTGAAAGCGTGACCAAACTGATTCGAAACCACGAGTTTCAGAAAGCTGAAGTGTGCCTGATGAAGATCCACTTCCTGACTATCGAAGAAGCAATTCAGTCACTGGCTTTTGAGCGACGTTAA
- a CDS encoding anaerobic C4-dicarboxylate transporter, with protein sequence MLYFEFLFLLVVLYIGSRYGGIGLGVVSGIGLVIEVFVFKMPPTSPPVTVMLIILAVVTCASILEAAGGLKYMLQVAERVLRKNPKRVTLIAPFVTYSMTFLLGTGHAVYSIMPIIGDVALKNGIRPERPMAAASVASQLAITASPISAAVVYYLAQLSDIQHSITLLSILMVTVPATLFGTLLLSLYSLKRGKELNDDPEYQARLKDPEWKKRIESTTATSLDEVLPTSARNAVLIFLLSIVVIVIVAMVPEIRTIVDGDKPIKMSVIIQMMMLCFGGIILLATKTDPRDVPNGVVFKSGMVAAIAIFGIAWMSDTYFQYAMPQFKSGIVEMVTNYPWTFALALFIVSVVVNSQAATARMMLPVGLGLGLDPALLIGLMPAVYGYFFIPNYPSDIATVNFDVSGTTKIGKWYFNHSFMSVGLIGVVGACCLGYALAQIFIA encoded by the coding sequence ATGTTGTATTTTGAGTTTCTATTTTTATTAGTCGTTCTTTATATCGGGTCTCGGTATGGCGGTATTGGGTTAGGTGTTGTTTCTGGTATTGGTTTGGTTATCGAGGTGTTTGTCTTCAAGATGCCACCAACGTCTCCACCTGTCACCGTAATGCTGATCATCCTCGCTGTTGTTACCTGTGCTTCTATTCTTGAAGCGGCTGGTGGCTTGAAATACATGCTGCAAGTGGCCGAAAGGGTACTGAGAAAGAACCCGAAACGCGTCACTTTGATAGCACCGTTCGTGACTTACTCGATGACTTTCCTATTGGGCACTGGCCATGCGGTTTACTCCATCATGCCTATCATCGGCGATGTTGCATTGAAGAATGGTATTCGTCCTGAGCGCCCAATGGCGGCTGCATCTGTTGCATCTCAACTGGCGATTACTGCATCTCCAATCTCGGCAGCAGTGGTTTATTACCTCGCGCAACTTTCTGATATCCAACACTCTATTACTCTGCTTTCTATTTTGATGGTGACGGTTCCTGCAACGCTGTTCGGCACACTTTTACTTTCTCTGTATAGCTTGAAACGTGGCAAAGAACTGAACGACGATCCTGAATACCAAGCGCGTCTAAAAGATCCTGAGTGGAAAAAGCGCATCGAAAGCACCACTGCGACGTCTTTGGATGAAGTACTGCCAACTTCGGCTCGTAATGCAGTATTGATTTTCTTACTTTCAATTGTGGTGATTGTTATCGTGGCGATGGTGCCAGAGATCAGAACCATCGTAGACGGCGACAAGCCAATCAAGATGTCGGTGATCATCCAAATGATGATGCTCTGTTTCGGCGGTATCATCTTGCTGGCAACCAAAACTGACCCGCGTGATGTGCCAAACGGTGTGGTATTCAAATCGGGTATGGTGGCGGCGATTGCTATCTTCGGTATCGCTTGGATGTCGGATACTTACTTCCAATACGCAATGCCTCAGTTCAAATCTGGCATCGTGGAAATGGTGACCAACTACCCATGGACGTTCGCACTAGCGCTGTTCATCGTATCAGTTGTGGTGAACTCTCAAGCCGCTACTGCACGTATGATGCTACCAGTTGGCCTTGGCTTAGGATTAGACCCAGCACTGCTTATCGGCTTGATGCCAGCGGTTTACGGCTACTTCTTCATCCCGAACTACCCATCAGATATCGCAACGGTGAACTTCGATGTGTCTGGCACTACCAAGATTGGTAAGTGGTACTTCAACCACTCATTCATGTCGGTGGGTTTAATCGGTGTGGTCGGTGCATGTTGTTTAGGCTACGCACTGGCACAGATTTTTATCGCTTAA